The following are encoded together in the Vigna unguiculata cultivar IT97K-499-35 chromosome 2, ASM411807v1, whole genome shotgun sequence genome:
- the LOC114174524 gene encoding LOW QUALITY PROTEIN: dihydrolipoyllysine-residue acetyltransferase component 4 of pyruvate dehydrogenase complex, chloroplastic-like (The sequence of the model RefSeq protein was modified relative to this genomic sequence to represent the inferred CDS: inserted 2 bases in 2 codons), which translates to TVKSRIREIFMPALSSTMTECKIVSLVKSEGDVLSKGDSVVVVESDKADMDVETFYDGILAAIVVAEGQSAPVGAPIGLLXETEAEAAEAKARANSAPTPSEPSPPPVSEVSNAPRKVVATPHAKKLAKQHKIDVGSVVGTGPNGRIIPADVEKAAGVTPPERNVSAAEVASSPPKAAAAASPASPANASAPIPGSSVVAFTTMQSAVXKNMVESLSVPTFRVGYPVTSDALDALYERVCEPKGVTMTAILAKAAAMALVQHPVVNASCKDGKNFAYNSNINIAIAVAINGGLITPVLRDADKVSLYLLSQKWKELVEKARSKQLQPHEYNSGTFTLSNLGMFGVDRFDAILPPGQGAIMAVGASKPTVLAEKDGFFSVKNKMLVSSIIISLTFFMVNIIDKFV; encoded by the exons ACGGTGAAGTCGAGGATTAGGGAGATCTTCATGCCCGCCCTCAGCTCCACCATGACGGAGTGCAAAATCGTCTCGTTGGTAAAGTCCGAGGGCGATGTCCTCTCCAAAGGCGACAGCGTTGTCGTCGTTGAGTCCGACAAGGCCGACATGGACGTCGAGACATTCTACGACGGCATCCTCGCAGCCATTGTCGTCGCCGAGGGCCAGTCAGCCCCCGTCGGTGCCCCCATTGGCCTCC GCGAAACCGAGGCTGAAGCTGCCGAGGCCAAGGCCAGAGCCAATTCCGCTCCTACTCCGTCCGAACCTTCTCCGCCGCCGGTATCGGAGGTCTCCAACGCGCCGCGGAAGGTCGTTGCGACGCCCCACGCGAAGAAACTCGCGAAGCAGCACAAAATTGATGTTGGATCTGTGGTTGGGACTGGTCCGAATGGGAGGATTATTCCTGCAGACGTGGAGAAGGCCGCCGGAGTTACGCCACCGGAGAGAAATGTGTCTGCGGCGGAAGTGGCATCATCTCCGCCAAaagctgctgctgctgcttctCCAGCGTCTCCGGCCAACGCTTCGGCTCCAATTCCGGGTTCTAGTGTAGTGGCTTTTACGACAATGCAATCTGCGG GCAAGAACATGGTGGAGAGTCTCTCTGTGCCAACGTTCCGTGTTGGGTATCCAGTGACCTCTGATGCACTTGACGCTCTGTATGAGAGGGTAT GTGAACCGAAGGGTGTGACAATGACAGCAATTCTAGCCAAGGCGGCTGCAATGGCACTAGTTCAGCATCCAGTGGTGAATGCCTCTTGCAAAGATGGGAAGAACTTTGcctataatagtaatattaacaTTGCTATTGCAGTGGCAATCAATGGTGGTTTGATTACCCCAGTTCTTCGGGATGCAGATAAGGT CAGTTTGTATCTTTTGTCACAAAAATGGAAAGAACTAGTGGAAAAAGCTCGTTCTAAGCAATTGCAGCCTCATGAATATAATTCAG GAACTTTCACGCTTTCGAATTTGGGAATGTTTGGAGTTGACAGGTTTGATGCCATACTTCCTCCAGGCCAG GGGGCTATCATGGCGGTTGGAGCATCAAAACCTACAGTTCTGGCAGAAAAGGATGGCTTTTttagtgtaaaaaataaaatgctgGTGAGTagcataattatttctttaacttTCTTTATGGTTAACATAATCGACAAGTTTGTATAA